Within Paenibacillus albicereus, the genomic segment ATTTTCGCTCGTCTACGATTTTTGCTTCTATAATAAGTGGCTGGAGGAGACGGAGAGCGAGCTGCTGCTTACGACGCTGGGCGAAGCCGCCCTGTTGGGAGGGCAGCCGTACGGCACGGAGCAGCTGTATCGGTTCTGGCTGCGGCTGTACAAAGGCCCGGTGCCGAATCTTGCCTCGCTGGTCCATTGGGTGGACGAGCTGGCCGACCGCTGGGTGACGGCGGACTCCCTCCGCGAGGTTCTGATGCCTTACGTGAAGCCTTATTTCTATGACACGGCAGAAGCGGTCCTGGATACGCGAATTCTCATGATGATGCTGCATCTCGGCTTGCTGAGAATCGGAGAAGAAGAGCATCGGGGAACGGTGCTGCGGATGACGCGGCTCGGTCGGGCGGTCATCGCCGGGGTGAGCGTGGAGCACGGAGACGTGCTGCGGATCGAGGAGGTCCGCCAAGTCTAGCGCGGCGCAGGCAGGAGCATATTATTCTAGCTGGCAGGTCAGCCGCCTCTCCCAGCAGCCGCTAGGGCGAATACAATAGATGGAGATCGCGGCGACAGGTTGGCGTCGATTCTATACCTGGCGGCACTACCGGCACGAACTGCAGCAAGAAAGGTATAGGTGCACAAATTAGCGGAGGTGCATCCAATGGACAAAATGAAGGCGAATTACGAGGTCATGCTCGGACTGGCCGCGGAGATGCTTCTCGATGAAGCTCTGATCCGGTTCCGGAAGGAAAAAATCTATGCGGCCATCGACGATGCCTTGGAATCAGGCGACAAGGAAAGCTTCGAGAAGCTGGCCGCCCAATGGAATACGCTGCAGCGCTGACGATGTCGGCGCATCCTATGCCCCCCGCCGAACCGGTACGCCGGTTCGGCGGGGGGTTCGTGCTTGGCAAACGTGCCGCTAAAAGGTACCATAGTAAAGGTTATGGCGCTAAAGGAGGTGCGAGATGAAATTCAGCGAAATCGAGGAATCGCGCTGG encodes:
- a CDS encoding IDEAL domain-containing protein, which codes for MDKMKANYEVMLGLAAEMLLDEALIRFRKEKIYAAIDDALESGDKESFEKLAAQWNTLQR